The Bacillota bacterium sequence CGATTAATACGCCTGTGCGTTTGGCCACACCGCGTTGCGTTGATGGATGCCGTACAGCGGTGCAGCCCGCACCACCAAGTCATTTTACATCGTCGGCTTCTGGTTTGCACTGGATGCCGGTTCCTCGGCTATCTCCATGCCCGGGGCCGGGCGTGGCACCACCGGGGGAGCTGCCGGGGTGGGAGCCTGCGCCGCACGGCGGGCCACCAGGCTGTGGCGGAGGGAGTAGGTGAAGTAGATGGTGAGGCCGATGGTGAGCCAGACGCCGAAGCGGACCCAGGTGAGGGCGGGGAGGTTGGCCATCAGGTAGAGGCAGAACACGGCCGCGAAAGCGGGGAACCAGGGCACCCAGGGCACCCGGAACGGGCGGGGGAGATCCGGGCGCAGGCGGCGGAGGGCGATTACCCCCGCTGACACCAGCACGAAAGCGGCCAGGGTACCTATGTTGGCGAGTTCCGCCACCGTTCCGATGGGGAGTAACGAAGCCATGAGGGCCACGGTTCCCCCCGTGAGGTAGGTGGAGAAGGTGGGGGTGCCGCGGCGAGGTTCGAGGCTGGCAAAGACGGGCGGCAGCATGCCGTCCCCGGCCATGGCGAAGAAGATGCGGCTCTGGGCGAAAATGTCCACCACCAGGACACTGGTGAGGCCGGCCAGGGCCCCCACGGACACCGCCGCCGAGGCCCAGCGATAGCCGGCTGCGGCCAGCGCGGTGGCCACGGGGGAAGCTGTGTCCAGGTGGGGGTAGGGCAGGATACCGGTGAGGATGGCCGCCACCGCCAGGTACAGGCTGGTGGCGATGCCCAGTGAGGCCATGATCCCGATGGGCAGGTCGCGGGCGGGCCGGCGGACTTCTTCGGCAGCGGTGGAGACGGCATCGAAGCCGATGTAGGCGAAGAACACGATGGCTGCCCCGCGCATCACCCCCGCGGCACCATAGGGGGCGAAGGGAACCCAGTTGAGGGGGTTCACCTTGCCCACGCCCAGGGCAATGAACAGGGCGAGGGCGGCCAGCTTGGTGATCACCACCACCAGGTTGAAAGTGGCACTTTCGCGCGTGCCCAGTGTGAGCAACGCGGTGATGACCGCCACCACGGTCAGGGCAGGCAGGTTAAGCGCTCCTCCTTCCCAGGGGCCGGCCGTGAGTGTGTGGGGCAACGGCATCCCCAGGTTGGCCAGCAGCGACGACAGGTAGGACCCCCAGCCGATGGCCACTGCGCTGGCGGCCACCGTGTACTCCAGGATCAGGTCCCACCCGATGATCCAGGCGGGCAATTCCCCCAGGGCCGAGTAGGCGTAGGTGTAAGCGCTCCCAGCCACCGGCACCATGGAGGCCAGCTCCGCGTACACGAAAGCCGTGAGAGTGGCGGCAATGCCGGATATCACGAAGGAGACGACCACCGCGGGACCGGCGAAGCGGGCAGCGGCAACCCCCGTCAGCACGAAGATCCCGGTCCCGATGATCCCGCCCAGGCCCAGGAAGGTGAGATCCCAGGGACCCAGTACCCGCCGCAGCCCCCTCTCCGGGGGCCTCGTTATGGGTCGAGTGCGAAGGCAGGTGCGGGCGAGTTCCCTCAGCATAGCGTTCCTAGTTTGCACGGCCCGCGCCCGTTTATGGGGCACGGGGTGCCGGGCGGAGCGCGGCCGTTCACGGTGGCGGCAGGGCAGTCTCCGGTCGGGGCAGGGCAGTCCGCGGTGGCGGCAGGTCCGCCTGCGTCCGACGGGGGAACCGGGCAGGAATGGGTAACGGGTCACGGCGAATTGCCCAAAGGAGTGGAGGTACGGGATGTTCTCACGCCAGGACTGTTGATGCCATGGAGAACATATGCCCGGAGGGATTGGCGGCTGGTCCTGGCCAATTTCTACCAGGCTCTGGAACCCGGCGGATACCTCTTGTTTCCTCGTTAAGGAACTGGTCGGAGACGGCTACCATCACTTTGTGGCCCGGAAGAATCAAGCAGGGACAAGGATTGGGGGAGAAGAGATGAGGGCTAAGGCACTGGTTTGTCTGACGCCGGCGGAGTCGCGACGACTCATCGCCAAAGGGGTGACTGCTCTGCCCGAGGTCAGGAACGCCCTGGCCCATGGCAGGGTGGTGATTGCCGTGGGCACCACCAACACATACGTGGCCGAGGAAATCCTGGGGCAGCCCATGCCGCGCGGTCCCTTCGTGGCCGGCTTTGTGGGGCCGCAGGGGTTGTGGGAGACCCCGCCCGACATCAGGATGCATCCCGTGGTGCTCATCCGGGGGGAGAGGGTGGATCGGCGGCCACGGGAAGTCCTGGAAGAGTTCGAGGCCGGGGACGTGTTCATCAAGGGAGCCAACGCCGTTGATCCCGCCGGCCTGGCGGGAATTTTCCTGGGCGGGGCGAGCGGGGGGACCATCGGCCTGGCCATCGGCTACCTGGCGGCGCGGGGGGCCCATCTGGTGGTTCCCGTGGGTCTGGAGAAGCTGGTGCCGTCCGTGGCCCGGGCGGCGGGCCGCATGGGTTCCGCTGCCGTGGAGATGGCCACCGGGGAACCCGTGGGGCTGATGCCCCTGGTGGGGGCGCGGGTGGTCACGGAAATCGAGGCCCTGGCGGTGCTGACGGGGGTGGACGCCATCCACGTGGGAAGCGGCGGGGTGGGGGGAGCCGAAGGCGCGGTCACGCTGCTTTTGGAAGGCGAACGGGACCGGGTTGAGGCGGCCTTCTCGCTGGTGAAGTCTCTCAAGGGCGAGCCGGCCTTCCCGCTGCCGCCTGCCCGGGAGCGATGAACTGGGCCCGGGAATGGAACTGGGCATGTGCCCAGGTGGCTGCTTCGCCCGGGGTGGTGCTTCTGGTGGGGGCACCCGACACCGGCAAGAGCACCCTGGCTGCCTGGTTGGTGAACGCCTGCCTGGGGGCGGGGCACCGGGTAGCGGTGGTGGACGCGGACGTAGGGCAATCCGACGTGGGGCCTCCCGGTACCGTGGGGCTGGGATACCCTCCGGGGCCCATCGAGCGTTTGGATCAGGTGCCGGTCGCCGCAATGGCGTTCGTGGGTGCCACCTCCCCCGCCCGCTCGCCGGCGCACCATGTTGTCGCCACGGCGTCCATGGTCTGGCGGGCCCGGCGGGAGGGAGCTGCCGTGGTGGTGGTGGATACCACGGGCACCGTCTCTGGGCGGTTGGGCCAGGTCCTTAAGGAACTCAAGATCGCAGCCACCCGGCCCGAGTGGGTGGTAGCCCTGGAACGGGAAGGCGAGCTGGCTCCCATCCTGCGCGGGTTGCGGGGCCGCACCCGACCCCGGGTGCTGCGCGTACCTCCCTCGGGGCGGGCACGGGAGCGTTCGCGCGAAGAACGCCGTGCCAACCGGGAGAGGCTGCTGGCCCGCTACTTGCAACAGGCGGCCCCGCTGGACATCCCCCTGGCGGGGCTGGGGATAGTGAACTCGTTCTGGGAGAGGGACTTGTACGAGGAAGTGCCGGAGCAGGAGTTCCATCACCTGTGGGTGGGGCTGGCTGATGCCCGCGGGGAGGTCCTGGCCGCAGGCACTGTTCTTGAGGTGTCGTACGCCGAGGACCGGGTGCGTGTGCTCACACCCTGGAAGGATGCTGCTGCGGTCAAGGTGATCATCCTGGGGTCCATGCGGGTGGCCCCCGACGGCCGCGAAGCCGGCCATACCGTGGCTGGCTAGGTGGCGCGGTTCCATCCCCGCCAGTCAGATCCGTGGTGCCCATCCGAACCGGTTGACGGCGTTCCCCGAAGGGGATATAAAGAGGCGAGGAGGTGCCGGCGTGCAGGATAAGGTAGAAGCGGTTCTCACTCGGGTGAGGCCC is a genomic window containing:
- a CDS encoding Clp1/GlmU family protein, whose translation is MNWAREWNWACAQVAASPGVVLLVGAPDTGKSTLAAWLVNACLGAGHRVAVVDADVGQSDVGPPGTVGLGYPPGPIERLDQVPVAAMAFVGATSPARSPAHHVVATASMVWRARREGAAVVVVDTTGTVSGRLGQVLKELKIAATRPEWVVALEREGELAPILRGLRGRTRPRVLRVPPSGRARERSREERRANRERLLARYLQQAAPLDIPLAGLGIVNSFWERDLYEEVPEQEFHHLWVGLADARGEVLAAGTVLEVSYAEDRVRVLTPWKDAAAVKVIILGSMRVAPDGREAGHTVAG
- a CDS encoding amino acid permease — protein: MQTRNAMLRELARTCLRTRPITRPPERGLRRVLGPWDLTFLGLGGIIGTGIFVLTGVAAARFAGPAVVVSFVISGIAATLTAFVYAELASMVPVAGSAYTYAYSALGELPAWIIGWDLILEYTVAASAVAIGWGSYLSSLLANLGMPLPHTLTAGPWEGGALNLPALTVVAVITALLTLGTRESATFNLVVVITKLAALALFIALGVGKVNPLNWVPFAPYGAAGVMRGAAIVFFAYIGFDAVSTAAEEVRRPARDLPIGIMASLGIATSLYLAVAAILTGILPYPHLDTASPVATALAAAGYRWASAAVSVGALAGLTSVLVVDIFAQSRIFFAMAGDGMLPPVFASLEPRRGTPTFSTYLTGGTVALMASLLPIGTVAELANIGTLAAFVLVSAGVIALRRLRPDLPRPFRVPWVPWFPAFAAVFCLYLMANLPALTWVRFGVWLTIGLTIYFTYSLRHSLVARRAAQAPTPAAPPVVPRPAPGMEIAEEPASSANQKPTM